The DNA segment CGATGGTTGCTGTGATctatggagaggggggggggggatatgtgTGTTTAACTCTGCTGGCAAAGTCACGTGAGTCTCAGTCGCTATGAAAAGATTATATTGAAAGCGAGCCCTCAGTTCTAGTTAATGAGTGCAGGGCCTGCAAATGCACCAAATTCTGAGCAGCAAAGTGAGTTTCACCGTTTCCTTAGTGGCTGCAGATCGTTGCACagggaaaaggaaaataaactaggataggcgctcgggcctaattccGCTCAGCAATTTCCTTTTGCTGtacttaaatttaaaaaaaacttaatttGTGATGGGAATATTGCAGTGTCGTACTTTGTAGGGCTTGCCGTTGGCCAGTTTGGCTAAAGAGGAGCGAGGGATTTTGCCAGAACGAGTCTTTGGCAAAGCTCCGACGAAAAGCACGTTCCTGAAAGCGGCAACCGGTCCGATGTTTCCTCTCACAAGCTTCACGATCTCGCTTACGATCGCCTCTTTGCTTTTGTGCACTCCTGCAACACACAATGcatgatgcaaacaaacacgGGTGACAGCTAGACTTTAAATTTCGTTATGGGCTGATGACCACGAAGTAACGGCTTACAGTCGCGCCTCACCATTTTTCAGTACACACAAGGCTAGTGGAACAGCACCTTTCAAGCTGTCTTCTTGACCCACAACAGCACAGTCTCCTACTGAGGGGTGCAGCAGCACcgcctgaaagaaaaaaacatgtaataatTGCATTGAAACATTCATGTCACTCCCTCCTGTCACCTACCTCCTCCAATGCTCCAGCAGACAGCCTGTGGCCTGCaacgttgatgacatcatcagaccgGGACATAATGTAAACGAAACCCTCCTCATCCACGAAACCTGCATCCATGGTGTCATAGTAACCCTGAATGTGAAACAAGGTAAAGGTTCTCTCTGaatttttacattcatttt comes from the Brachionichthys hirsutus isolate HB-005 unplaced genomic scaffold, CSIRO-AGI_Bhir_v1 contig_886, whole genome shotgun sequence genome and includes:
- the LOC137914092 gene encoding acyl-CoA synthetase short-chain family member 3, mitochondrial-like yields the protein TGSAITSSCIGLGNSLTPPAGQAGRPVPGYKVTVIDDDMQKVKPRILGNIVVRLPLPPGAALSLWQNHDLFKELYFTKFPGYYDTMDAGFVDEEGFVYIMSRSDDVINVAGHRLSAGALEEAVLLHPSVGDCAVVGQEDSLKGAVPLALCVLKNGVHKSKEAIVSEIVKLVRGNIGPVAAFRNVLFVGALPKTRSGKIPRSSLAKLANGKPYKITATIEDPEVFIEIEKQVEEARRARKGMSD